Proteins encoded by one window of Methanobacterium sp. CWC-01:
- a CDS encoding flavodoxin family protein produces the protein MKTVILFYSRTRKTALVAKTLAQAVGADLVEVIDRTERMGPLNYFKSALDAVRENKTRIEPEKIDLSDYGLIYIGGPTWASKPAPAIITLIDQCDLQGKDVIPFTTVGRNTAGQATFTTIGNRGARQVINRMREKIEARGGRMVNSIIIGTGGFTDLEIAEEVKNTVQELDLPIYGI, from the coding sequence ATGAAGACTGTGATTTTGTTTTACTCACGGACCCGGAAAACGGCACTGGTGGCCAAAACACTGGCCCAGGCAGTAGGGGCGGACCTGGTGGAGGTCATAGACCGCACGGAACGTATGGGTCCCTTGAATTATTTTAAATCAGCTTTAGATGCTGTTCGAGAGAATAAAACCCGTATTGAACCTGAGAAGATAGATCTGAGTGATTATGGTCTGATATATATCGGGGGCCCCACCTGGGCTTCCAAGCCAGCCCCGGCCATCATCACCCTCATCGACCAGTGTGACCTGCAGGGTAAGGACGTGATACCCTTCACCACCGTGGGACGTAACACGGCTGGCCAGGCCACCTTCACCACCATTGGTAACCGGGGTGCCCGTCAGGTTATAAACCGTATGCGAGAGAAGATCGAGGCCCGAGGAGGGCGTATGGTGAACTCCATCATCATCGGTACCGGTGGTTTCACCGACCTGGAGATTGCAGAGGAGGTTAAAAACACGGTGCAGGAACTGGACCTGCCCATCTACGGAATTTAA
- the argC gene encoding N-acetyl-gamma-glutamyl-phosphate reductase, producing MLQVGIIGASGYTGGELLRFLHYHPQVEVVAATSRQHAGLAIRKVHPHLQDLDLKFQDISPGDMDADLVFTATPHGASMNIVPPLVEKGMKVVDLSGDYRFKDLETYQKWYGLKHTHPLDAVYGMPEIYRESIKKAQLVANPGCYPTGSILAALPLVNEELVEFVIMDAKSGVSGAGIKPTPATHYPNCGDNVVAYNLTSHRHMPEIQEKLSEYSPVKVGFTPHLVPVIRGILTTLHCYPRDEISTDMMVDLYQKFYQDEPFIRVLEDGEVPRLSSVRGSNYCHIGAFQTDDNGRLVVVSAIDNMVKGASGVAVQNMNLMCGFPETLSLEGIGLHP from the coding sequence ATGTTACAAGTAGGTATTATAGGAGCCAGTGGCTACACTGGCGGAGAACTCTTAAGATTTCTGCACTACCATCCCCAGGTGGAGGTGGTGGCGGCCACATCACGACAGCACGCCGGACTGGCCATACGGAAGGTACATCCCCACCTGCAGGATCTGGACCTGAAATTCCAGGATATCTCCCCCGGGGATATGGATGCGGATCTGGTCTTCACCGCCACCCCCCACGGGGCCTCCATGAACATCGTACCCCCCCTGGTGGAGAAGGGTATGAAGGTGGTGGACTTGAGCGGGGACTACCGCTTCAAGGACCTGGAAACCTACCAGAAGTGGTACGGGTTGAAACACACCCACCCCCTGGATGCAGTGTATGGCATGCCGGAGATATACCGGGAGTCTATAAAGAAGGCCCAGCTGGTGGCTAACCCTGGCTGCTACCCCACCGGGTCCATCCTGGCGGCCCTGCCCCTGGTGAACGAGGAACTGGTGGAATTTGTGATCATGGACGCCAAGAGCGGAGTTAGTGGAGCCGGGATTAAACCCACACCCGCCACCCACTATCCCAACTGTGGGGATAATGTGGTGGCCTACAACCTCACCAGCCACCGGCACATGCCCGAGATCCAGGAAAAACTTTCCGAGTACTCCCCGGTTAAGGTGGGCTTCACCCCCCATCTGGTGCCCGTTATCCGGGGGATACTGACCACCCTGCACTGTTACCCCCGGGATGAAATCAGCACCGATATGATGGTGGACCTCTACCAGAAGTTCTACCAGGATGAGCCCTTCATCAGGGTCCTGGAGGATGGTGAAGTACCACGCCTGAGCTCGGTACGGGGATCTAACTACTGCCACATCGGAGCCTTCCAGACCGATGATAACGGGCGTCTGGTAGTTGTATCGGCCATTGATAACATGGTTAAGGGCGCTTCCGGGGTGGCGGTGCAGAACATGAACCTGATGTGCGGTTTCCCTGAGACCCTGTCCCTGGAGGGAATTGGTCTGCATCCCTAG